In Deinococcus arcticus, a genomic segment contains:
- a CDS encoding putative bifunctional diguanylate cyclase/phosphodiesterase translates to MTTPPLAPSPSAQHLQPQSLRLQVLGLLLALFVPLGVSALVLIPGVMNARFAQIERAQLQQAAEIAAANLKAEEDRVGLFVLNFSLWTETFEFAAGRNPEYLAANLVPGTFKGGRVDYWGIQAPDGRVLSAATLRGEQVVPATGVLRALFAQLPQPLPPEGRSGVVALEGRPVAVAARVITRDDGQGRGGVMLLARELTPGVLSALMYDQRAFGARLSPGPPARVTYRFGADQSLARAPLAAPSGPPQLALEVRQTRAVSQAGEVTTQQLRLAVILASLLTGTGLLWFLNRRVLNVVEGYKRDVQQIARNPVHRLDGRDRTELGLLAGTINDLLDHLQAREAQLRTRAQQDELTGAYTLAGLLEELGDQTVCGALVVEVPRLQEWTGLYGEHFVDTLIAALAARLRAAGPQQLCARLSTSTLALVTRAPQGLEPAALLAQLEQPFRLTEGEVMVKLTAGSAGAPGGLPAQTLLRHAGIALQHALDHHEPLGLFTETLLRRSQEAHLLETLLPGAAARGELFLAYQPVMAVQSGAWVSVEALLRWTHPVHGPVSPATFVPIAERSGQIYALGDWALRAAVREVLQARAVWPQARVNVNVSPVQLLTPDFAAQVMAVLDTLQAPADLLTLEVTESTVMQNVSLACTHLRQLREAGVRVALDDFGSGHSSLGVLTELPLDVVKLDRSFLRASLGGTQRAALLHGSIRLASDLGLAVVAEGVEDEAMLQRLRDLGCTYAQGYHIARPQALATLLAQRPGASLGRPSEV, encoded by the coding sequence ATGACCACGCCCCCGCTGGCACCTTCTCCCAGTGCCCAGCACCTGCAGCCCCAGTCCCTGCGGCTGCAGGTGCTGGGGCTACTGCTGGCGCTGTTTGTGCCGCTGGGCGTCAGTGCCCTGGTCCTGATTCCCGGGGTCATGAACGCCCGCTTTGCCCAGATTGAACGCGCGCAGTTGCAGCAGGCCGCTGAAATTGCCGCCGCCAACCTCAAGGCCGAAGAGGACCGGGTGGGCCTGTTCGTGCTGAATTTCAGCCTCTGGACCGAAACCTTTGAGTTCGCGGCTGGGCGCAATCCGGAGTATCTGGCCGCCAACCTGGTGCCCGGCACCTTCAAGGGTGGGCGGGTGGACTACTGGGGCATACAGGCGCCAGACGGCCGGGTGCTGTCGGCCGCCACGCTGCGCGGCGAACAGGTGGTGCCCGCCACCGGGGTGCTGCGCGCACTGTTTGCCCAGTTGCCCCAGCCGCTGCCGCCAGAGGGCCGCAGCGGCGTGGTGGCGCTGGAGGGGCGCCCGGTGGCGGTGGCCGCGCGGGTGATCACGCGTGACGATGGCCAGGGCCGGGGCGGAGTGATGCTGCTGGCCCGCGAACTGACCCCCGGGGTCCTGAGCGCCCTGATGTACGACCAGCGGGCGTTTGGCGCGCGCCTGAGCCCTGGCCCGCCGGCCCGCGTCACCTACCGCTTTGGCGCCGACCAGAGTCTGGCCCGCGCGCCGCTGGCGGCCCCCAGCGGGCCCCCGCAACTGGCCCTGGAGGTGCGCCAGACGCGCGCCGTATCGCAGGCGGGCGAGGTCACCACGCAGCAGTTGCGGCTGGCCGTTATTCTGGCGAGCCTGCTGACGGGCACGGGGCTGCTGTGGTTTCTGAACCGCCGGGTGCTGAACGTGGTCGAGGGCTACAAGCGCGACGTGCAGCAGATCGCCCGGAACCCGGTCCACCGCCTGGACGGCCGCGACCGCACCGAGCTGGGGCTGCTGGCCGGCACCATCAATGACCTGCTGGACCACCTGCAGGCCCGCGAGGCGCAGCTGCGAACCCGCGCCCAGCAGGACGAGCTGACCGGCGCCTATACCCTGGCGGGGCTGCTGGAAGAGCTGGGCGACCAGACGGTGTGCGGCGCCCTGGTGGTGGAGGTGCCCCGGCTGCAGGAGTGGACCGGGCTGTACGGCGAACACTTTGTGGACACCCTGATTGCGGCCCTGGCCGCCCGGTTGCGCGCCGCCGGACCGCAGCAGCTGTGCGCGCGGCTGTCGACCAGCACCCTGGCCCTGGTCACCCGCGCGCCGCAGGGCCTGGAGCCGGCGGCGCTGCTGGCGCAACTGGAACAGCCCTTCCGGCTGACCGAGGGCGAGGTGATGGTCAAACTCACGGCCGGCTCTGCCGGGGCGCCCGGCGGCCTGCCCGCGCAGACCCTGCTGCGCCACGCCGGCATTGCCCTGCAGCACGCCCTGGACCACCACGAGCCGCTGGGCCTGTTCACCGAAACGCTGCTGCGCCGCAGCCAGGAAGCGCACCTGCTCGAAACGCTGCTGCCGGGCGCAGCGGCCCGGGGCGAACTGTTTCTGGCCTACCAGCCGGTCATGGCCGTGCAGAGTGGCGCCTGGGTGAGTGTGGAGGCCCTGCTGCGCTGGACCCACCCGGTGCATGGCCCGGTATCGCCCGCCACCTTCGTGCCCATCGCCGAGCGCAGCGGACAGATTTACGCGCTGGGCGACTGGGCGCTGCGCGCGGCGGTGCGCGAGGTGTTGCAGGCCCGCGCGGTGTGGCCACAGGCGCGGGTGAACGTGAACGTGAGCCCGGTGCAGCTGCTCACGCCTGACTTCGCGGCGCAGGTCATGGCGGTGCTGGACACCCTGCAGGCCCCGGCTGACCTGCTGACCCTGGAAGTCACCGAATCCACCGTGATGCAGAATGTCTCGCTGGCCTGCACCCACCTGCGCCAGCTGCGCGAGGCGGGCGTGCGCGTGGCGCTGGACGACTTTGGCAGCGGGCATTCCAGTCTGGGCGTGCTGACCGAGCTGCCGCTGGACGTGGTGAAGCTGGACCGCTCGTTTCTGCGCGCCTCCCTGGGCGGCACCCAGCGCGCTGCCCTGCTGCACGGCTCTATTCGCCTGGCCAGCGACCTGGGGCTGGCGGTGGTGGCCGAGGGCGTGGAAGACGAGGCCATGCTGCAGCGCCTGCGTGACCTGGGCTGCACCTACGCGCAGGGCTACCACATCGCGCGCCCGCAGGCGCTGGCCACCCTGCTGGCGCAGCGGCCCGGCGCATCCCTGGGCCGACCGTCAGAGGTCTGA